The following is a genomic window from Thermocrinis jamiesonii.
TTGGTTTTCCAAGAATTTTATTGTCCAACACCACTATTGTGTCTGCACCCAAAACTGTGGAAAATTTGTACTCCTTCCACACCTTAAACGCCTTTTTGTATGCCAATCTTCTTGCGTTTATCAGTGGATTCCCTTTGTATTCTTCTTCAATTCTCGATGGAATAACAAAGAAGTGATAGCCGAGCATTTTAAGTATTTCCACTCTTCTTTTAGACTCTGAAGCCAGTATGAGAAACCTCACGAAATTAACCCCTTGTTTAATTTAAGTCTTTGCTTGCGCATCTTATGTTAAATTATAACATTGTGCAGTTTGACAAATCGTTTTTGACAGCCGGTTTAAGATTTTTGTTATTTTTCTTCTTTACAACATATGCTCTGTTCTATGTTTCAGATTACATTACGAAGGCAGTTATAATAGTCCTTTCTGCAATTTACATAACTCTTTCCTTAACCGCCTACTTTTATCCTTGGACGTTAAAAAAAATAAAAGACTACTTTGACTATGTTTTTATCCTCCCCTTAGCTTTTCTATCAGGGGAGCCTGTGGCGGTTTTATCACTGCTGGTGCCAGCCCTATATACTTTTCCAAAAAGCTTAGTTCCTTTTTTAATTTCCGTTGTCTCCACCTGCTTTTTGCTCTGGTTTAACCTTGGTTTTAAGGGACTTTTATTCATACCTTTAGTCTTAGCTTTATCTATATCCCCCTCTTCTGTAGACCTTCTGAGAAGTCTTCAAAAAGAAAGGAAATACATCAAAAAACTAAGAGATTCCTACAGATCAATCCAAAGTGATTTAATGTCCCTTGAAAAGGAAAAAAGGGAAAAGGAAAGGCTGTTAGAACTGTTCAAACTGCTTGACAGACGAACACCAGAAGAGTATCTTAAGGGTATTAAGGAAATGTATGGTCTAAGGGCGATTAAAGTGTTAGCGCTTAAGGATAATTCTACCGAAGAGGTGTTAGCAGATTACCAAAAAATGGTATTTTCTGTGCCTGTAAAGTTAGAGCAGGGGAAAGCACTCGTGGTCTTTTATGTCAATCATCCTGCTGAACTGATGGATGAATCTCTTAAAAAAGAGCTGATTCAGTGTGCAAAACTGTTAAGTCTTTACATAGCAGGCTTTGAAGACAATTTAAGCAAAGAACAAGTTAAAATTGCAGTGTGAGGTAAAGCTATGGAAGTTTTGGAAAGGGAAGAAAAAAAGATTTTAGATCTGTCTGGTCTTATGTGTCCCTTGCCTATAGTGATAACTTCAGAAAACGTTAAAAGATTAAAGGAAGGTGATGTTATAAAGGTGATATCCACAGATCCCGGCTTTGAAAGGGACATATACAACTGGTGCAAGCAAACGGGAAACCAACTCCTAAGTATAAAAAAGGAAGATGGAAAGGTTATAGTGGAAATAAGGAAGATGTCCCATACATCAGAACCTTCCCTATGGTATTGGATAAAATTCCACTCCTTAGGAGTAAAGCTTCACGTGAGGCAGTTTCTAATGATGATAAACCCCTTTTCGGAAAAGCCAGATCATTTTATAACTTTTTCCGCAATATCGGAAGGAGTTAGGGCAGAAAAGTATCTGAAAGGAAGGGCAAAGCTAATACCCATACCGGACGAAATAGACCCAAGGTGTGGTGTGGTGCTTGCGGTAAAGGGAGAAGAGAAAGCAAAAAAAATATACCAAGAGCTTTCCAAGGAGGGCTTTTTTGTGGAAGCAATATACAGGAAAGAGGGTAAAAATTACAGGAGGATATACCCCTGAGCTTCTTGCAAGAAGTCCTTCTACATAAGAAAAGGACATTAAGAAAAGACAGAGATTACATAGACCTTTTGCAGGAAAAGATAAAAAGAAGGGATAGGTTTTTCTCCTTTGAAAGGGTGCTCAAAAGCTGTAGGACAAGGATAATAGCAGAGGTAAAAAAGGCGTCCCCCTCTGCAGGACTCATCAAAGAGGTTTCTCCAAGTGAGCAAGCTAAACTTTATCAAGAGGGTGGAGCGGTAGCCATTTCTGTCCTAACTGAAGACAAGTTCTTCAATGGTTCCTTGGAGGACTTAGAAGAGGTAAGAAACACTGTTTCTCTTCCCCTTTTGAGAAAGGACTTCATCTTTGATCCGGTGCAGGTTTTAGAAGCAAAAGCCTTTGGAGCGGATGCCATCCTTCTTATTGTTAGGATACTTGAGTATGAACGTTTGAGGGACCTTTTGGCTTACGCAGAAAGCTTAGGATTGGATGTCCTTGTGGAAGTTTTCAGTATAAAAGAGGCAGAAAGGGCCCTAAAGGCTGGAGCCAAGATCATAGGCATTAACAACAGAGACCTAAATACGCTTAAGGTGGATCTGAACCTTTCTAAGGAACTCGCTCCTAAGATCAAGCAGATGGGAGCAAAGTTTTTGATAGTGGAAAGCGGGATAGAAAACAGGGAACAGATCCTTGAGTTTGAGTCCTTAGGAGTGGATGCCTTTTTGGTCGGCACTGCTCTGATGAGGGAAAAGGATCCAGTTAGAAAGCTCAGGGAACTGCTCGGTTTTGTGGTATAATTGATTTACACCCAATTTCAAAGGAGGTTTTATCATGGACCTAGAAAGTAGGATTAAAGAAATTATAGCGGACCAACTTGGTGTAGAGGTGGAAAAGCTCAGGGATGATGCAAACTTTGTTCAAGACCTGGGAGCGGACTCTTTGGATGTGGTGGAATTGATTATGGCCTTTGAAGAAGAGTTCGGTATAGAAATACCAGACGAAGACGCTGAAAAAATAAGGACGGTGGGAGACGTTATAAATTACCTTAAGGAGAGAGTAAAAACTTGAACCGGAGGGTGGTAATAACCGGCCTTGGAATTGTAAGTCCCATAGGAACGGGTGTAGATAAATTTTGGAAAAACCTTGTTGCAGGAGTAAGCGGTGTAGACAGAATAAAAAGGTTTGATCCAGAAGA
Proteins encoded in this region:
- the trpC gene encoding indole-3-glycerol phosphate synthase TrpC gives rise to the protein MQEVLLHKKRTLRKDRDYIDLLQEKIKRRDRFFSFERVLKSCRTRIIAEVKKASPSAGLIKEVSPSEQAKLYQEGGAVAISVLTEDKFFNGSLEDLEEVRNTVSLPLLRKDFIFDPVQVLEAKAFGADAILLIVRILEYERLRDLLAYAESLGLDVLVEVFSIKEAERALKAGAKIIGINNRDLNTLKVDLNLSKELAPKIKQMGAKFLIVESGIENREQILEFESLGVDAFLVGTALMREKDPVRKLRELLGFVV
- a CDS encoding sulfurtransferase TusA family protein — translated: MEVLEREEKKILDLSGLMCPLPIVITSENVKRLKEGDVIKVISTDPGFERDIYNWCKQTGNQLLSIKKEDGKVIVEIRKMSHTSEPSLWYWIKFHSLGVKLHVRQFLMMINPFSEKPDHFITFSAISEGVRAEKYLKGRAKLIPIPDEIDPRCGVVLAVKGEEKAKKIYQELSKEGFFVEAIYRKEGKNYRRIYP
- a CDS encoding acyl carrier protein, whose amino-acid sequence is MDLESRIKEIIADQLGVEVEKLRDDANFVQDLGADSLDVVELIMAFEEEFGIEIPDEDAEKIRTVGDVINYLKERVKT